One region of Mustelus asterias unplaced genomic scaffold, sMusAst1.hap1.1 HAP1_SCAFFOLD_129, whole genome shotgun sequence genomic DNA includes:
- the LOC144484834 gene encoding uncharacterized protein LOC144484834 codes for MLTRQRTRNSESSFTCSVCGKKFMCSSNLLAHQLDHIIQKPLQSSDSGESIETSEEQAQHQLLHTDERPFSCSHCGKRFSQSSCLAEHQLLHTHERPFSCSHCGESFSNSVHLTEHQPVHTKDRPFSCSQCGKRFTQSSHCTVHQLVHSQKRHFKCFKCEKTFKRRISLLRHQDTHTGERPYPCSVCGKRFAHSSHLLTHKRVHTGERPFLCSLCGKRFTRFSHLLTHKSIHTGGKPFTSSMCRKEEVQSTDQLTHQRVHTGEKLFTCSVCGKEFTRSYYLLRHRRVHTGERPFLCSVCGKMFPHSSQLVIHERVHTGERPYVCPVCGKAFASLQHLLKHRPVHTGEKPFSCSICGKRFTQSSDLLRHQYIHTGDRPFTCSVCGKGFIDSSRLQTHQRVHTGEKPFTCSVCGKGYTQVSSLQRHQRVHTATEPFTCSQCGKGFTDPSHLQTHQRVHTGEKPFTCSVCGKGYTQVSNLQRHQRVHTGERPFLCSVCGKGFAQSSGLLRHQRIHTGEKLFTCSVCGKGFTDSSYMQRHQRAHTATEPFTCSLCGKGFTDPSRLQRHQRVHTGTEPFTCSLCGKGFTDPSRLQRHQRVHTGAKPFNCSMCGKGFNQYYSLLKHRRLHV; via the coding sequence atgctgacacgacagcgaactcgcaatagtgagagttcattcacctgctccgtgtgtgggaagaaattcatgtgttcgtccaacctgctggctcaccaactcgatcacattattcagaagcctcttcaaagctctgactctggggaaagcattgaaacctctgaggaacaggcccaacaccagctccttcacactgacgagagaccgttcagctgctcccactgcgggaagaggttcagccagtcctcctgccttgcagagcaccagctccttcacacacacgagagaccgttcagctgctcccactgcgggGAGTCGTTCAGCAactcagtgcatctcactgagcaTCAACCAGTTCATaccaaggacaggccattcagctgctcccagtgtgggaagagattcactcagtcctcccactgcaccGTTCACCAACTGGTTCATTCTcagaagagacattttaaatgctttaaatgtgagaagaccttcaaaagaaggattagtctgctgagacaccaggacactcacaccggggagaggccgtacccctgttctgtttgtgggaagagattcgctcattcatctcatcttctgacacacaagcgagttcacactggggagaggcctttcctctgctccctgtgtgggaagagattcactcgatttTCACACCTTTTGACACACaagagtattcacactggagggaAACCATTCACCTCCTCAATGTGTAGAAAGGAAGAAGTTCAATCAACTGAccagctgacacaccagcgagttcacactggggagaagctgttcacctgctcggtgtgtgggaaggaattcactcggtcTTACTATCTTCTGaggcaccggcgagttcacactggggagaggccattcctctgctccgtgtgtgggaagatgtTTCCTCATTCATCCCAGCTTGTGATACACGAgcgtgttcacacaggggagaggccttaCGTTTGCCCTGTGTGCGGGAAAGCATTTGCTTCTTTACAACACCTGCTGAAACATCGGcctgttcacaccggggagaagccattctcTTGCTCCATTTGTggcaagagattcactcagtcatctgacctgctgagacaccaatacattcacacaggggacaggccgttcacctgctctgtgtgtgggaagggattcattgattcatcccgcctgcagacacaccagcgagttcacactggggagaagccgttcacctgctctgtgtgtgggaagggatacactcaggtatccagcctgcagagacaccagcgagttcacactgcgacagaaccattcacctgctctcagtgtgggaagggattcactgatccatcccacctgcagacacaccagcgagttcacaccggggagaagccgttcacctgctctgtgtgtgggaagggatacactcaggtatccaacctgcagagacaccagcgagttcacaccggggagaggccgttcctgtgctctgtgtgtggaaagggattcgctcagtcgtctggcctgctgagacaccaacgcattcacaccggggagaagctgttcacctgctctgtgtgtgggaagggattcactgattcatcctatatgcagagacaccagcgagctcacactgcgacagaaccattcacctgctccctgtgtgggaagggattcactgatccatcccgcctgcagagacaccagcgagttcacactgggacagaaccgttcacctgctccctgtgtgggaagggattcactgatccatcccgcctgcagagacaccagcgagttcacactggggcaaaacctttcaactgctccatgtgtgggaagggatttaatcagtattacagcctgctgaaacatagaCGACTTCATGTGTGA